One region of Trichoderma breve strain T069 chromosome 7 map unlocalized scaffold00007, whole genome shotgun sequence genomic DNA includes:
- a CDS encoding flavin reductase like domain-containing protein — MTHPDIFYEPPKGEKSGLPHDPFKSFVIPRPIGWISTTSSNGQDNLAPFSQFTNVSFDPPTIMFVGHQSVYKRESKDSVVNARQTGEFVWNMATFDTRDAMNASALESWNDEFPIAGVTKVPSRVVKPPRVAESPVQLECKVHSIVRIQGDSLVGHSDIVIGRVVAIHVKGEYITADGLFDVLKAAPLARLGYHQYTAIREVFDMKMPFMYNDNVSGNTLGGEKGASDAELYATKDNRSLEEKKQEELEHMQTPTIERN, encoded by the exons ATGACCCATCCTGATATCTTTTATGAGCCACCTAAAGGGGAAAAGTCCGGTCTACCTCATGACCCCTTTAAAAGCTTTGTTATCCCTCGACCAATAGGTTGGATCAGTACCACAAGTTCCAATGGCCAGGACAACCTTGCGCCATTCAGCCAATTCACCAATGTCTCGTTTGACCCTCCCACAATCATGTTTGTGGGGCATCAATCGGTCTATAAACGTGAAAGCAAGGACTCGGTTGTCAATGCGCGACAGACGGGAGAGTTTGTTTGGAATATGGCAAC GTTCGATACTAGAGATGCAATGAACGCCTCAGCTCTAGAGTCTTGGAATGACGAATTCCCCATTGCGGGTGTGACAAAAGTACCAAGTCGCGTTGTCAAACCTCCTCGAGTAGCAGAATCCCCCGTCCAACTGGAGTGTAAAGTCCACTCCATTGTCAGGATTCAGGGAGATTCTCTCGTGGGGCATTCTGATATCGTGATTGGCCGAGTCGTCGCCATCCATGTAAAGGGAGAATATATTACAGCCGATGGG TTGTTTGATGTTCTGAAAGCCGCTCCTCTTGCTCGCCTAGGCTACCATCAGTACACTGCCATCCGCGAGGTTTTCGATATGAAAATGCCCTTCATGTACAATGACAATGTTAGTGGAAACACGCTTGGTGGTGAGAAAGGAGCTTCAGATGCCGAGCTATATGCAACCAAGGATAATAGGTCacttgaagagaagaaacaggaggagctggaacATATGCAAACGCCTACGATTGAGCGTAACTGA
- a CDS encoding glycosyl hydrolase family 45 domain-containing protein: MTLNLVHLFPLFATVFMAAAVLADTGITTDIGTAASRRALGLASACNGGDAYTCSNNGPWVVDNNLAYGFAAAKLAGKSEQDWCCACYKLTFTSTSITGKQMIIQVTNTGSDLENNHFDLAIPGGGVGMFPQGCQSQFDGAWMGDTYGGYQNRNDCYNLPEGQFRDGCFFRFDWFQNAQNPTVEFHEVSCPQAMIDRTHCGRWSYQDFVDQGKDEPLEQGGLEL, translated from the exons ATGACTCTAAATCTAGTCCATCTCTTCCCTCTGTTCGCGACGGTGTTCATGGCGGCTGCTGTTCTTGCTGATACTGGTATCACCACCGATATTGGGACTGCTGCAAGCCGTCGTGCGCTTGGCCTGGCA TCGGCTTGCAATGGTGGCGACGCGTACACTTGCAGCAACAATGGACCGTGGGTTGTCGACAATAACCTAGCGTATGGATTCGCAGCGGCCAAACTTGCTGGGAAGTCTGAGCAGGATTGGTGCTGTGCTTGCTACAA GCTCACCTTCACGTCAACGTCGATTACCGGGAAACAAATGATCATCCAGGTGACCAATACTGGCAGCGACCTTGAAAACAACCACTTCGACCTCGCCATCCCCGGCGGTGGTGTGGGCATGTTCCCCCAGGGATGTCAATCACAGTTTGATGGCGCGTGGATGGGTGACACATATGGCGGCTACCAGAACAGGAACGATTGTTACAATCTTCCGGAGGGCCAATTCCGCGACGGCTGCTTCTTCCGTTTTGACTGGTTCCAAAACGCCCAGAACCCAACCGTTGAGTTTCATGAGGTGTCTTGTCCGCAGGCCATGATTGACAGGACGCATTGTGGTCGCTGGAGTTACCAAGATTTCGTCGACCAAGGTAAAGACGAGCCCTTAGAACAGGGGGGGCTAGAACTGTAG
- a CDS encoding heterokaryon incompatibility protein (HET) domain-containing protein: MSPTLTVSTQIEIAATPAAVRSVFIDFARYTQWQQGWKFEPADSDKQPLDLKPGDGLKVKMNGTSMQPIVMKKNSVDSFQWKGSLLGLMKVRGSYLEYLTTNLYWIYRPPKATLQKTTSRHLIKLTVDDIELVSPDERQCNLKIAQVTLQDTWYDDEVKRGFYFHSSHSQGICRLDHVPNHKENGVLSAWANLGLARSWIEDCDMHHTNCQPIIPAVPSEALHPSTRFIDAISECLVSFDEINSASFKFVALSYVWGVDYQLQTTSSTLEDFRKKLPGPTAIDDNLRLPLTIRDAMDVTITLGHRYLWVDALCIVQDSPSDLEIQLAQMDRIYGLAALTIVARGGRTSDSGLPGMSSPRNWLSGENINCEMNGTLTIGCWDVLDRNYEKYEEQHGVFADTACYMWRGWTFQEQILSTRTLEFNRRRMVFWCGHPEHAVECGVAPRTDMRDAHHFRSQPAWEYMTKDMLISRWRAVREHYSTRHFTYAGDRRKAVLGTASMLRYVIGDIDSSGHVLSQLGTELLWRKTLHPGWNESQQSAIKFSYSAVPFGTFPSWSWLSLWPLTWPSDYKPFPKVELQLHDAGVSSLLEIRGRALEVNVIEEGGDGEKDKVKVYYKDGTNAKLEVYLDRSLEAQTVVTCVPIASVIHSGKLMPKWCYGMLLLQNVDESGYRRVGVAFVVEARAGEFLRRIESDEARHLVMRCV; the protein is encoded by the exons ATGAGCCCGACGTTAACTGTCTCTACACAAATTGAGATCGCAGCGACGCCAGCTGCTGTTCGATCAGTG TTCATAGACTTCGCTCGGTACAcacaatggcagcaaggATGGAAATTTGAACCAGCCGACTCTGATAAGCAGCCATTGGACCTGAAGCCTGGTGACGGGCTCAAGGTCAAAATGAACGGAACTTCGATGCAACCAATTGTAATG AAGAAAAACTCAGTCGATTCTTTTCAGTGGAAGGGATCGCTACTCGGGCTCATGAAAG TTCGAGGATCATATCTGGAGTACCTCACGACCAATCTCTACTGGATCTACCGTCCGCCAAAGGCAACGCTGCAAAAGACAACATCACGGCATCTAATAAAGCTCACAGTCGACGATATTGAGTTAGTATCACCGGATGAGCGTCAATGCAACTTGAAGATTGCTCAAGTCACACTCCAAGACACTTGGTACGACGATGAGGTCAAAAGGGGGTTCTATTTCCACAGCAGCCATTCTCAGGGTATATGCAGATTGGACCATGTACCTAATCATAAAGAGAACGGAGTTCTTTCAGCCTGGGCAAACCTTGGACTTGCTCGGAGCTGGATAGAAGACTGCGATATGCATCATACAAACTGTCAGCCCATTATTCCTGCAGTGCCTTCAGAGGCACTTCATCCCTCCACAAGATTCATCGACGCAATTTCTGAATGTCTGGTCTCTTTTGACGAAATAAACTCGGCATCCTTCAAATTTGTGGCCCTCAGCTATGTTTGGGGGGTTGACTACCAGTTACAGACAACCTCTTCCACGCTCGAAGATTTTCGGAAGAAACTTCCAGGACCGACAGCCATTGATGACAATCTGAGGTTACCACTGACGATCAGAGACGCCATGGACGTGACAATCACCCTGGGGCACCGCTATCTGTGGGTCGATGCGCTTTGCATAGTCCAAGACTCACCGTCGGACCTTGAGATCCAGTTGGCACAGATGGACCGTATATACGGCTTGGCTGCGCTCACCATTGTTGCAAGGGGAGGCAGAACCTCAGATAGCGGTTTGCCAGGCATGTCCAGTCCACGGAATTGGTTGAGCGGTGAGAACATCAATTGTGAGATGAATGGCACTCTTACTATCGGCTGTTGGGATGTTCTAGACAGGAATTACGAGAAATACGAAGAACAGCATGGAGTTTTCGCAGACACGGCATGCTACATGTGGCGTGGCTGGACTTTCCAAGAGCAGATACTATCCACACGCACTCTCGAGTTCAACCGCCGCCGAATGGTTTTCTGGTGCGGACACCCAGAACATGCTGTAGAATGCGGCGTAGCTCCGAGGACGGATATGAGGGACGCTCACCACTTCCGCA GCCAGCCGGCGTGGGAGTACATGACCAAAGACATGCTCATTAGCCGATGGAGGGCTGTTCGTGAACATTACTCGACCAGGCACTTTACTTATGCCGGTGACCGTCGGAAAGCAGTGCTCGGTACGGCCTCGATGCTGAGGTATGTGATTGGCGACATTGACAGCAGCGGCCACGTTCTCAGTCAGCTTGGCACTGAGTTGCTCTGGCGTAAAACACTGCATCCCGGCTGGAATGAAAGTCAACAGTCAGCCATCAAGTTCTCTTACAGCGCAGTCCCATTTGGCACGTTTCCGTCTTGGTCATGGCTCAGTCTATGGCCGCTGACTTGGCCTAGCGACTATAAACCGTTTCCCAAGGTAGAATTGCAATTACACGATGCTGGAGTCAGTTCTTTACTCGAGATACGAGGGCGAGCTCTTGAAGTGAATGTGATCGAAGAAGGGGGAGATGGCGAAAAGGATAAAGTCAAAGTATACTATAAAGATGGAACTAATGCAAAGCTCGAGGTTTACCTTGATCGATCCTTGGAGGCACAGACGGTAGTTACGTGTGTTCCTATTGCTTCAGTTATCCACAGCGGGAAATTGATGCCGAAATGGTGTTATGGGATGTTGCTGCTTCAAAATGTTGACGAGTCGGGTTATAGAAGAGTCGGGGTTGCGTTTGTGGTGGAAGCTCGAGCTGGCGAGTTCTTACGGCGTATCGAGTCGGATGAGGCCCGCCACCTTGTGATGAGGTGTGTGTGA
- a CDS encoding RTA1 like protein domain-containing protein, whose translation MAQQDYFIHFGPNANCTLELCSIDESVYGYRPSLAANVIFAGLFTIALVVHAYLGARWKTWTFMWCLILSCLHEITGYVGRIIMWNNPWSFVGFIIQIICITQAPVFYCAAIYVTLHQTIDHFSPSLARFPTKVLIWIFVPFDVTSLALQGAGGALSASSSGSSQTGVNIALAGLILQVITLVIFCVIFGDFFFRYARSSKGQAHGLREKLFVGFLSASVLSTLVRCIFRADELKDGYDGSTVKNEGLFIGLEGVLVVFAVFCLCIGHPGFAFKRNSRMRENTEINKDVTVPLTQQNFGYEDIHSTSYP comes from the exons ATGGCGCAACAAGACTATTTTATTCATTTCGGCCCAAATGCTAATTGTACTCTAGAG TTGTGTAGTATTGATGAGAGTGTTTACGGTTACCGACCATCCTTAGCCGCAAATGTTATATTCGCCGGACTCTTTACGATCGCCTTAGTTGTTCACGCCTATCTCGGCGCGCGATGGAAAACTTGGACCTTTATGTGGTGTTTAATTCTGTCCTGTCTTCATGAGATCACAGGCTACGTCGGACGCATCATCATGTGGAATAACCCATGGAGTTTTGTGGGTTTCATCATTCAAATCA TTTGCATCACGCAGGCACCAGTCTTTTATTGCGCGGCGATATATGTCACCCTGCATCAAAC AATCGATCATTTCTCTCCATCGTTGGCGCGATTTCCGACAAAAGTCTTGATCTGGATCTTTGTTCCTTTCGATGTCACTTCACTTGCGCTTCAAGGAGCTGGTGGTGCCCTGTCCGCATCATCGTCTGGCTCTAGCCAAACTGGCGTCAACATTGCATTGGCCGGATTAATCCTCCAAGTTATCACGCTGGTTATATTCTGCGTTATATTCGGAGACTTCTTTTTCAGATATGCGAGATCGTCGAAGGGACAAGCGCATGGGCTACGGGAAAAGCTTTTTGTTGGTTTCTTGTCTGCCTCTGTTCTCAGTACCTTAGTCAGGTGCATCTTTCGCGCCGACGAATTGAAAGATGGATATGACGGATCTACTGTCAAGAATGAGGGATTATTCATTGGACTAGAGGGAGT ATTGGTTGTATTCGCCGTCTTTTGCCTCTGTATCGGGCACCCGGGCTTTGCTTTTAAGAGGAACAGCCGTATGCGCGAAAATACCGAGATCAACAAAGATGTAACGGTTCCTTTGACGCAACAAAATTTTGGATATGAAGACATACACAGTACATCATATCCTTAG
- a CDS encoding necrosis inducing protein (NPP1) domain-containing protein, translated as MATTLLKMLAVASVLVSAETTWSENLVLADCGIGLGPNGGSTSREMMYYSAEAWGAPRYMKNVPWDGSYPWRNSGVSQTLPNGDTWTVFINNGAGDPNLAGWATHTYDNVALTCWSRHLDGLFTLDDGKKCSMAYICNHQSVNPPPNPPPNPPPGPIGENATPGALKYQPVIDFDQSACYNTAAITSDGYCNDGLEIGQGDCRQLNRLYNSNTYVREKCTNDGWCFYLYGYYFEKDEGGALAHGHKHDWEHLAVWTLNNEAKYLAWSAHGNYKVNKPNSVEWQGNNPKFVVERDMATTHAFRRAEGNEPPENASGKWYRSPLVSLEWMDGSLKEKMLTHDWGNAHPDLTDERFDKAYWSTWEDAKALDHVVPPRPDPSPPPHLEL; from the coding sequence ATGGCCACAACTCTCCTGAAGATGCTCGCCGTCGCAAGCGTTCTGGTCTCTGCCGAGACTACCTGGAGCGAGAACCTTGTCCTCGCCGACTGCGGCATCGGTCTGGGCCCAAATGGTGGCTCTACATCACGCGAGATGATGTACTATTCTGCTGAGGCTTGGGGCGCACCGAGATATATGAAGAACGTACCGTGGGATGGCTCCTACCCCTGGCGTAACAGCGGCGTGTCTCAGACTCTTCCCAACGGTGATACATGGACCGTGTTTATCAACAACGGCGCTGGAGATCCAAACTTGGCTGGATGGGCCACTCATACATATGATAATGTCGCTCTGACATGCTGGAGTCGGCACTTGGATGGGCTCTTCACACTGGACGATGGCAAAAAATGTAGCATGGCGTACATCTGCAATCATCAGTCAGTAAATCCGCCTCCGAATCCACCTCCAAATCCACCTCCAGGCCCAATAGGCGAGAATGCGACTCCTGGTGCCCTCAAATACCAACCTGTAATCGACTTTGACCAATCAGCCTGCTACAACACCGCAGCCATCACAAGTGACGGGTATTGCAACGATGGTCTCGAAATCGGCCAAGGTGATTGCCGCCAGTTGAATCGCCTGTACAACAGCAACACATACGTACGCGAAAAGTGCACAAACGACGGCTGGTGCTTCTACTTATACGGTTATTACTTCGAGAAGGATGAGGGAGGCGCTCTGGCGCACGGTCACAAGCACGACTGGGAGCATCTGGCCGTCTGGACGCTCAACAACGAGGCGAAGTACCTTGCTTGGTCGGCTCATGGAAACTATAAAGTCAACAAACCCAACTCGGTCGAGTGGCAGGGGAATAATCCCAAGTTTGTGGTGGAACGCGACATGGCCACCACCCACGCATTCCGCAGGGCAGAAGGAAACGAGCCACCCGAAAATGCATCGGGAAAATGGTATCGCAGTCCGTTGGTCAGTCTAgagtggatggatggatcacttaaggagaagatgttgacTCACGACTGGGGCAACGCTCATCCTGACTTGACTGATGAGCGATTTGATAAGGCTTACTGGTCTACTTGGGAGGATGCGAAGGCTCTCGACCATGTTGTACCACCTCGGCCAGATCCATCCCCACCACCACATCTAGAGTTGTGA
- a CDS encoding ankyrin repeats (3 copies) domain-containing protein gives MGDVKQAKSSRLRSFFRRKKEPSSQENIHQSKNAIQNKEEPPIKGAQTTEQSDLTGSSQPPSLRPTSSVGDGPAESPDIAILGFDLWSRAYQALDEKSRKWILGTSELKPGTGKQWTADLITLVRERERSYKDSTPKLKIGDREIIWRDYANKTVMWLVTIGDIAVNFAPAPSPIIWSALKVFMKTHVAQCEDLVAIFGCAERVLSVMRRGTVYEIVYLQDAPPNNATEDLKDVLFNLYKVLFQLLTHALERLNEGQGRQFFHALISPGKGEELVSALSDHENKLSMVVQACGAIQLQEHQNLLQSLSAPLRRVDENVKNLIEHLQEKNLDEALDYISAIPIGKHHFEKRETRAPETCEWLLKHQRFLEWEESSCSSTLWLQGSIGAGKSYLTSKVIDRYVFDNEAQGKNDEGFAYFYCSRSDTARRDSKSVYQSYIRQLAQLNHYPTGMHKSISDLYRKAKKEQRELSITECKAALSELLKSYPRTTLVLDALDECEVGARKEIVLVLHSLATDAERPVKVYIASRREPDIERSLGSESLIEIGTSDNKGDIEKYIEQEMTRFDEEWESVSQGVREEVKRTITDQSDGMFRWAYLQWEQLKKFKTDQSILERLGKLPKSLEHAYDEIYSQNEGYELAILQRAVKWVLCAAEPLSNDVLLWAIRLETQTDSKVEAALTLSSPVTQSTLESICCNLVVRDSKLEVWKFPHASAAEYFEGRHKDWTGKAHEDVAILLISYLIDCYSEWRIPHWNDYLDLSLNVLDHGDYLNLEHPLQDYARRFWAWHARGASDYHQVSPILKRFLGAAGPQKSSSRQYQAWCKHINTRTGPENLDFRDLFPAEMSIFGICALGLHTLLEGWWDDSIDVSLINDEEMDLLSIAARYGHRSLCSDLVNHGSVINRPLESGLDSALAWALGRQQVETAAFLLDKGCNPDNYANYRSYLCIAAHEEQLVEMLLKAGADPNIQCRCCLYGCALEAAAGRGRVDSVRALIKHGADVNFTPTCSWEGFGSPLAAAAWEGSLDCVKLLLEHGASVNAQLNHGDYGSALATAAYKGWLECVKLLIEHGADTNAQLKHGKFGSALGAALFGWAEGIEIVKYLVEEAGADGSILSSCPGLPSIPSEVRTLERARYLVEGGYIQASILTDLGLEV, from the exons ATGGGTGATgtgaagcaagcaaaatcTTCAAGGTTGCGTTCATTTTTCcggcgaaaaaaagaaccgaGTTCTCAAGAAAACATTCACCAGTCAAAGAATGCAatacaaaacaaagaagaaccACCCATCAAAGGCGCACAGACAACTGAACAGTCCGATTTGACGGGTTCGTCTCAACCGCCCAGCCTAAGGCCGACGAGCAGCGTAGGAGATGGGCCTGCCGAATCTCCAGACATAGCAATTCTAGGGTTCGATCTATGGTCCCGAGCTTATCAAGCACTGGATGAAAAGTCCCGAAAATGGATTCTAGGTACTTCTGAACTCAAACCGGGAACTGGGAAACAGTGGACCGCAGATCTTATAACCCTTGTtcgagaaagagaaagatCATACAAGGACAGCACTCCGAAGCTCAAGATAGGTGACCGTGAGATTATATGGAGAGATTATGCCAACAAGACAGTAATGTGGCTGGTGACAATCGGGGACATTGCCGTCAACTTTGCTCCCGCACCGTCTCCCATTATCTGGTCCGCTCTCAAAGTGTTCATGAAG ACACATGTAGCTCAATGCGAAGACCTCGTAGCCATTTTCGGGTGTGCTGAAAGGGTTCTCAGCGTCATGAGGCGAGGCACAGTGTATGAGATAGTTTATCTCCAAGATGCGCCCCCTAATAACGCAACAGAGGACTTAAAAGATGTTCTTTTCAATTTATACAAGGTATTGTTTCAGCTGCTAACCCATGCCCTTGAGCGATTGAACGAGGGCCAAGGACGACAATTCTTCCACGCCCTCATCTCCCCCGGAAAGGGCGAAGAGTTGGTGTCAGCTTTATCTGACCACGAAAACAAGTTATCGATGGTAGTCCAAGCCTGTGGTGCCATCCAATTGCAAGAGCATCAGAATCTTTTGCAAAGTCTCAGTGCACCGCTAAGACGCGTTGATGAGAATGTGAAAAACTTGATCGAGCATCTCCAAGAGAAAAACCTAGACGAGGCTTTAGACTACATAAGTGCCATCCCCATCGGGAAGCACCATtttgagaagagagagactAGAGCGCCCGAGACATGCGAGTGGCTGTTGAAACACCAGAGGTTTCTTGAATGGGAAGAGTCGAGCTGTTCTTCGACTCTATGGCTTCAAGGAAGTA TTGGCGCAGGGAAGTCTTATCTTACTTCTAAAGTTATTGACCGCTATGTCTTTGACAATGAAGCGCAAGGTAAAAACGACGAAGGCTTTGCCTATTTTTACTGCAGCCGCTCAGATACAGCTCGTCGAGATTCAAAATCCGTTTACCAAAGCTATATTCGCCAACTTGCTCAACTAAACCATTACCCAACTGGGATGCACAAGAGCATCTCTGATCTATACcgcaaggccaagaaagagCAGAGAGAACTTAGTATAACCGAATGCAAAGCAGCGCTGTCCGAACTTCTCAAGTCCTATCCACGGACTACCTTGGTActcgatgctcttgacgaaTGCGAAGTAGGCGCTAGGAAAGAAattgttcttgttctgcaCAGCCTTGCTACGGATGCCGAGCGCCCAGTCAAGGTTTACATCGCTAGTCGCAGAGAACCTGACATTGAAAGAAGTCTGGGCTCTGAAAGTTTAATCGAGATTGGCACCTCCGATAATAAAGGTGATATCGAAAAGTACATTGAACAAGAGATGACACGATTTGATGAAGAATGGGAATCGGTTTCACAAGGCGTTAGAGAAGAGGTCAAGCGCACGATTACCGACCAAAGCGATGGGAT GTTTAGATGGGCATATCTCCAGTGggagcagctcaagaaaTTTAAAACCGACCAAAGTATACTTGAGAGACTGGGGAAGCTTCCCAAAAGTCTCGAGCACGCCTATGACGAGATTTATTCCCAAAATGAAGGATATGAGTTGGCCATTTTGCAGCGGGCAGTCAAATGGGTCTTGTGCGCTGCAGAGCCACTTTCAAACGACGTGCTCCTATGGGCCATTCGACTGGAAACCCAGACAGACAGCAAGGTTGAAGCAGCCCTCACACTATCAAGTCCTGTTACACAGTCTACATTGGAGTCAATCTGCTGCAACTTGGTTGTCAGAGATTCCAAGCTGGAAGTGTGGAAGTTCCCCCATGCATCAGCCGCGGAATATTTTGAGGGCAGACACAAGGACTGGACGGGAAAGGCACACGAAGATGTGGCAATCTTGCTGATTTCTTATTTGATCGACTGCTACTCGGAGTGGAGAATACCACATTGGAACGACTATTTAGATCTATCGTTAAATGTACTAGATCATGGCGACTATCTCAACCTTGAACATCCACTTCAAGATTATGCAAGGAGGTTTTGGGCGTGGCATGCGCGCGGTGCTTCGGACTACCACCAAGTATCACCGATTTTGAAACGATTTCTAGGAGCGGCGGGACCGCAGAAATCTTCAAGCCGACAGTATCAAGCATGGTGCAAACACATTAATACAAGAACTGGACCTGAAAATTTGGATTTTCGTGATCTGTTTCCAGCAGAAATGTCTATTTTTGGGATTTGTGCCTTGGGCCTTCACACTTTGCTTGAAGGGTGGTGGGATGATAGCATCGATGTGTCACTAATTAATGATGAGGAAATGGACTTACTATCAATTGCTGCCAGATATGGTCACCGCAGTCTCTGCTCGGATCTTGTCAACCACGGAAGTGTTATCAACAGACCCTTGGAAAGCGGGCTTGACAGTGCGCTAGCCTGGGCCCTTGGACGTCAACAGGTTGAAACAGCGGCATTCTTGCTAGATAAAGGCTGCAACCCTGACAACTATGCGAATTATCGAAGTTATCTTTGTATTGCTGCTCATGAAGAGCAGCTGGTCGAAATGCTTCTCAAAGCAGGAGCGGATCCAAATATCCAGTGCCGGTGTTGCCTATATGGCTGCGCCTTAGAGGCAGCTGCCGGTAGGGGAAGGGTCGACTCAGTGAGGGCGCTCATAAAACATGGGGCAGATGTTAATTTCACACCGACATGTTCATGGGAAGGTTTCGGAAGTCCTCTAGCAGCAGCCGCGTGGGAAGGATCGCTAGATTGCGTCAAGCTTCTCCTAGAGCATGGTGCCAGCGTGAATGCACAGCTAAACCACGGAGATTACGGCAGTGCCTTGGCAACGGCAGCGTACAAAGGATGGCTGGAGTGCGTCAAGCTTCTCATAGAGCACGGTGCTGATACAAATGCACAACTAAAGCATGGAAAGTTCGGCAGTGCATTGGGTGCTGCTCTTTTTGGGTGGGCAGAGGGCATTGAGATTGTCAAGTACTTGGTTGAAGAAGCAGGGGCAGACGGCAGCATTCTATCCTCATGCCCAGGTTTACCGAGCATACCCTCGGAGGTACGCACACTTGAAAGAGCGAGATATCTTGTGGAGGGAGGCTATATTCAGGCCAGTATTTTGACTGACCTCGGTTTAGAAGTATAA